A part of Agromyces protaetiae genomic DNA contains:
- a CDS encoding ABC transporter substrate-binding protein, with product MKSPGKVVLAGIAALAMAGSLAACSQASDEAGGKTELRVATFPPGADEAAYKAFETQEQQFEKLHPDIDIIGVEYEWEGPTFAVQLAGGSLPDVFTVPFTDSKTLLENGQLMDVTDEVTELGYKDSFNPIILEGVTDSEGHIFGFPRQAYAMGLHYNRDLFEEAGLDPDNPPQTWDEIREAAKTIHDKTGKAGYAQMAINNTGGWQLTAQTVARGGRTQIDNGDGTYESTIDNDGTKATLEFLHDLRWEDDSFGAKFDLDWGSINQEFAAGNIGMYTSGSDVYTALVRDFGMAPEQYGLTVVPLEGDDPGTLGGGDIAVVSPTVDDATKAAAVTWIDWYYMQKLMNEDAAKQDAKALADSGQAVGTPVLPVLSRELYEESLTWIEEYINVPRDQMAPFTDAIWDQTPVGEPKGKTQEIYALLDTVVQAVLTDQNADIDALLEQANTDAQALLDE from the coding sequence ATGAAGTCACCAGGCAAGGTCGTGCTCGCGGGCATCGCCGCGCTCGCGATGGCGGGCTCGCTCGCCGCGTGCAGCCAGGCATCCGACGAGGCCGGAGGGAAGACCGAGCTCCGCGTCGCCACCTTCCCGCCCGGCGCCGACGAGGCCGCCTACAAGGCCTTCGAGACGCAGGAGCAGCAGTTCGAGAAGCTCCACCCCGACATCGACATCATCGGCGTCGAGTACGAGTGGGAGGGGCCGACGTTCGCCGTGCAGCTCGCGGGCGGCAGCCTCCCCGACGTCTTCACCGTGCCCTTCACCGACTCGAAGACGCTGCTCGAGAACGGCCAGCTCATGGACGTCACCGACGAGGTCACCGAACTCGGGTACAAGGACAGCTTCAACCCGATCATCCTCGAGGGCGTCACCGACTCCGAGGGGCACATCTTCGGGTTCCCGCGCCAGGCGTACGCGATGGGCCTCCACTACAACCGCGACCTGTTCGAAGAGGCGGGCCTCGATCCCGACAACCCGCCGCAGACGTGGGACGAGATCCGCGAGGCCGCGAAGACCATCCACGACAAGACCGGCAAGGCCGGATACGCGCAGATGGCGATCAACAACACGGGCGGCTGGCAGCTCACCGCCCAGACCGTCGCGCGCGGCGGCCGCACCCAGATCGACAACGGCGACGGCACCTACGAGTCGACGATCGACAACGACGGCACGAAGGCGACGCTCGAGTTCCTGCACGACCTCCGCTGGGAGGACGACTCGTTCGGGGCCAAGTTCGACCTCGACTGGGGTTCGATCAACCAGGAGTTCGCGGCGGGCAACATCGGCATGTACACGTCGGGCTCCGACGTCTACACGGCCCTCGTGCGCGACTTCGGCATGGCGCCCGAGCAGTACGGCCTCACGGTCGTCCCGCTCGAGGGTGACGACCCGGGAACCCTCGGCGGCGGCGACATCGCCGTCGTGAGCCCGACGGTCGACGACGCGACCAAGGCGGCCGCGGTCACGTGGATCGACTGGTACTACATGCAGAAGCTCATGAACGAGGACGCCGCGAAGCAGGACGCGAAGGCGCTCGCCGACTCGGGTCAGGCCGTCGGCACTCCCGTGCTGCCGGTCCTCAGCCGCGAGCTCTACGAGGAGTCGCTCACCTGGATCGAGGAGTACATCAACGTGCCTCGCGACCAGATGGCGCCGTTCACCGACGCGATCTGGGACCAGACGCCCGTCGGCGAGCCGAAGGGCAAGACGCAGGAGATCTACGCGCTCCTCGACACCGTCGTGCAGGCCGTCCTGACCGACCAGAACGCCGACATCGACGCGCTGCTCGAGCAGGCGAACACCGACGCGCAGGCCCTGCTCGACGAGTGA
- a CDS encoding DUF2975 domain-containing protein codes for MTPDARPAAIAHAALVALLVGAILLQFWIVPSLAAESAARYPEVAWLATPYVVAVGIGLGFFELSLFAVWRAISTGGREGRAVKRAERWLDLATLAIISMAVVFSGVFVHAGSVAKVGGPPMLFGLLCMIAVIVAALVGHHRRRRRLAYCEPPSSARPEGLEPPTF; via the coding sequence ATGACCCCCGATGCACGCCCAGCCGCGATCGCACACGCCGCCCTCGTCGCACTGCTCGTCGGCGCGATACTCCTGCAGTTCTGGATCGTTCCGAGTCTCGCCGCCGAGTCGGCGGCACGCTACCCCGAGGTCGCCTGGCTGGCGACTCCGTACGTCGTCGCAGTCGGCATCGGCCTCGGCTTCTTCGAACTGTCCCTGTTCGCGGTCTGGCGGGCGATCTCGACGGGCGGCCGAGAGGGTCGTGCCGTGAAGCGAGCGGAGCGATGGCTCGACCTCGCCACGCTGGCGATCATCTCGATGGCGGTGGTGTTCTCGGGCGTGTTCGTCCACGCCGGATCCGTCGCGAAGGTCGGCGGCCCGCCGATGCTGTTCGGACTGCTGTGCATGATCGCCGTCATCGTCGCGGCACTCGTGGGCCACCATCGACGACGAAGGCGGCTCGCATACTGCGAACCGCCTTCTTCCGCGCGCCCGGAGGGACTCGAACCCCCAACCTTCTGA
- a CDS encoding glycoside hydrolase family 13 protein, producing MTDAGADIPTPARHLPQALVEDPLWWRSAVIYQVYVRSFADSDGDGTGDLRGVRSRLGYLKELGVDALWFNPWYPSPFADGGYDVADYRDIHPAFGTLEDAELLIAEALELGIRTIIDVVPNHVSSEHPWFQAALAAGPGSPERERFWFHPGRGEGGDEMPNHWVSEFKGEPWTRTLNPDGTPGDWYLHLFTPEQPDLNWNHPDVRREHEDILRFWFDRGVAGVRIDSAAQLIKHPDLPDYPENPGPGEHPHVDRDELHDVYRSWRRIADSYDGARVLVGEIWLPDASRFAAYLRPDEMHTAFNFDFMSRSWDASELRSSIDLMLDAHAPVGAPSTWVLSNHDVTRPVTRYGREDTSFAFAKKRFGTPVDLALGTRRARAAALLTAALPGALYLYQGDELGLPEVELPRDAIEDPMHFRSGGIDPGRDGCRVPLPWRGSEPPYGFEPADASAPTWLPQPADWAPLTVQAQEADPSSMLWLYRQALRIRKRERSLGDGALEWLPSAPDVLVFRRGDDLVCVTNLGGAPAELPEHESILLASAPLDGGLLPPDSTAWLRTSAAG from the coding sequence ATGACGGATGCCGGTGCGGATATCCCGACCCCCGCACGGCACCTGCCGCAGGCGCTGGTCGAAGACCCGCTCTGGTGGCGGAGCGCCGTCATCTACCAGGTCTACGTCCGCAGCTTCGCCGACTCCGACGGGGACGGCACGGGCGACCTGCGCGGCGTCCGCTCCCGGCTCGGCTACCTCAAGGAACTCGGCGTCGACGCGCTCTGGTTCAACCCCTGGTATCCGTCGCCGTTCGCCGACGGCGGCTACGACGTCGCCGACTACCGAGACATCCACCCCGCCTTCGGCACCCTCGAAGACGCAGAGCTCCTCATCGCCGAAGCGCTCGAGCTCGGCATCCGCACGATCATCGACGTCGTGCCGAACCACGTGAGCTCGGAGCATCCGTGGTTCCAAGCGGCGCTCGCCGCCGGCCCCGGCAGCCCCGAGCGCGAGCGCTTCTGGTTCCACCCGGGCCGCGGCGAGGGCGGCGACGAGATGCCGAACCACTGGGTGAGCGAGTTCAAGGGCGAGCCGTGGACGCGCACGCTGAACCCCGACGGCACGCCCGGCGACTGGTACCTCCACCTCTTCACGCCCGAGCAGCCCGACCTCAACTGGAACCATCCCGACGTGCGCCGCGAGCACGAGGACATCCTGAGGTTCTGGTTCGACCGCGGCGTCGCGGGCGTCCGCATCGACTCGGCCGCGCAGCTCATCAAGCACCCCGATCTCCCCGACTACCCCGAGAACCCGGGGCCTGGCGAGCACCCGCACGTCGACCGCGACGAACTGCACGACGTGTACCGGTCGTGGCGGCGCATCGCCGACTCGTACGACGGCGCACGCGTGCTCGTCGGCGAGATCTGGCTTCCGGATGCCTCCCGCTTCGCGGCCTACCTCCGCCCCGACGAGATGCACACGGCGTTCAACTTCGACTTCATGTCGCGATCGTGGGATGCCTCGGAGCTCCGTTCCTCGATCGACCTCATGCTCGACGCCCACGCCCCGGTCGGCGCCCCGAGCACGTGGGTGCTCTCGAACCACGACGTCACCCGCCCGGTCACGCGCTACGGCCGTGAGGACACGTCGTTCGCGTTCGCGAAGAAGCGGTTCGGCACGCCCGTCGACCTCGCCCTCGGCACCCGGCGCGCCCGCGCCGCGGCCCTCCTCACGGCAGCGCTGCCGGGCGCGCTCTACCTCTACCAGGGCGACGAACTCGGCCTCCCCGAAGTCGAGTTGCCGCGCGACGCGATCGAGGACCCGATGCACTTCCGGTCGGGCGGCATCGACCCAGGACGGGACGGATGCCGCGTGCCCCTGCCGTGGCGGGGGAGCGAGCCGCCCTACGGGTTCGAGCCGGCCGATGCATCCGCCCCGACCTGGCTGCCGCAGCCGGCCGACTGGGCGCCCCTCACCGTGCAGGCGCAGGAGGCCGACCCGTCGTCGATGCTGTGGCTCTACCGGCAGGCGCTGCGCATCCGCAAGCGCGAGCGCTCGCTCGGCGACGGCGCCCTCGAGTGGCTGCCGAGCGCGCCCGACGTGCTCGTCTTCCGCCGCGGCGACGACCTCGTCTGCGTCACGAACCTCGGCGGCGCGCCCGCCGAACTGCCCGAGCACGAGAGCATCCTGCTCGCGAGCGCGCCGCTCGACGGCGGCCTGCTGCCCCCCGACTCGACGGCGTGGCTCCGCACGAGCGCCGCCGGCTGA
- a CDS encoding S1C family serine protease — protein sequence MNSTTRPPRLARTALAATAVGAVAALSGCAGLPGIPGSDPGRAPGAVGFDGVQSATIQIEAVGTFVSPESGGYEAAGRGSGFLISPDGLAVTNNHVVVGAGTLDVWVGGDTRKTLNAEVLGSSECLDLAVIRLDAEDLPFFEWHEGEIATATDVYAAGFPLGDPTFTMTRGIVSKASTRGETPWASIDEVIEHDARIRGGNSGGPLVDAEGRLVGVNYAGNNTYDTNLAIHRDEVLAVVGDLIEGHDVLSLGINAQAITDEEGNGLGVWVSSVASGSAADEAGILPGDLVTRMQGVTLATDGTLADYCDVLRTHGQDSTIDVHVYRPSDGLYYRGQFNGDELAPVQVVESAPGGAAAGGAAAGEFVQVTDDSGAISVEVPASWDDLDGAGYTNEFGTWASIVATPDMAAFSDTWNAPGTWIAASEDAVGARSVDALVADAAVFLTQHCTLAGADVFDDGLHEGKYEVYEGCGEPGASYIFLAANAKNGSYVITVAVQANAEEDLAAIDRVIGSFSAKF from the coding sequence ATGAACTCGACCACACGCCCGCCCCGACTCGCGCGCACGGCTCTCGCGGCGACCGCCGTCGGGGCTGTCGCCGCGCTTTCCGGATGCGCGGGTCTGCCGGGCATCCCCGGTTCGGATCCGGGCCGCGCACCGGGCGCCGTCGGATTCGACGGCGTGCAATCGGCGACCATCCAGATCGAGGCGGTCGGCACGTTCGTCTCGCCCGAGTCGGGCGGGTACGAGGCCGCGGGCCGCGGATCGGGATTCCTCATCTCGCCCGACGGACTCGCCGTCACGAACAACCATGTCGTGGTCGGTGCCGGCACGCTCGACGTGTGGGTCGGCGGCGACACGCGCAAGACGCTCAACGCCGAAGTGCTCGGATCGTCGGAGTGTCTCGACCTCGCGGTCATCCGGCTCGACGCGGAGGACCTGCCGTTCTTCGAATGGCACGAGGGCGAGATCGCGACGGCGACCGATGTGTACGCGGCGGGCTTCCCGCTCGGCGACCCGACCTTCACGATGACGCGCGGCATCGTGTCGAAGGCGTCGACGCGCGGCGAGACCCCGTGGGCCTCGATCGACGAGGTCATCGAGCACGACGCGCGCATCCGCGGCGGCAACTCGGGCGGCCCGCTCGTCGACGCCGAAGGCCGGCTCGTCGGCGTGAACTATGCGGGGAACAACACCTACGACACGAATCTCGCGATCCACCGCGACGAGGTGCTGGCGGTCGTCGGCGACCTCATCGAGGGCCACGACGTGCTGAGCCTCGGGATCAACGCGCAGGCGATCACCGACGAGGAGGGCAACGGGCTCGGTGTCTGGGTCAGCTCGGTCGCGTCGGGATCCGCAGCCGACGAGGCCGGCATCCTGCCGGGCGACCTCGTGACGCGCATGCAGGGCGTGACGCTCGCGACGGACGGCACCCTCGCCGACTACTGCGATGTGCTCCGCACCCACGGACAGGACTCGACGATCGACGTCCACGTCTACCGCCCCTCCGACGGGCTTTACTACCGCGGCCAGTTCAACGGCGACGAGCTCGCGCCCGTCCAGGTCGTCGAGAGCGCTCCGGGCGGGGCCGCGGCGGGCGGCGCGGCGGCGGGCGAGTTCGTGCAGGTGACGGACGACTCGGGCGCGATCTCGGTCGAGGTCCCCGCCTCGTGGGACGACCTCGACGGTGCCGGGTACACGAACGAGTTCGGCACGTGGGCGAGCATCGTCGCGACCCCCGACATGGCGGCGTTCAGCGACACGTGGAACGCCCCCGGCACGTGGATCGCGGCATCCGAGGACGCCGTCGGCGCGCGCTCGGTCGACGCGCTCGTGGCCGATGCGGCCGTGTTCCTGACCCAGCACTGCACGCTCGCGGGCGCCGACGTCTTCGACGACGGCCTGCACGAGGGCAAGTACGAGGTCTACGAAGGATGCGGCGAGCCGGGCGCGTCGTACATCTTCCTCGCGGCGAATGCGAAGAACGGCTCGTACGTCATCACGGTCGCCGTGCAGGCGAACGCCGAAGAGGACCTCGCGGCGATCGACCGCGTCATCGGCAGCTTCTCGGCGAAGTTCTGA
- a CDS encoding ATP-dependent DNA ligase — protein sequence MGRLIYNSSNREIEIDDRTLAHLRFAVVNKLRRGESFSLTWEHGVENGSGRTTMWLNPSVPLQFVFSGNRQPKLNRIWIERLLLQANSPAGLQYVPEPDESEEMDGD from the coding sequence ATGGGCCGACTGATCTACAACTCGTCCAATCGTGAGATCGAGATCGACGATCGCACGCTCGCGCACCTTCGCTTCGCCGTGGTCAACAAGCTGCGTCGAGGCGAGAGCTTCTCGCTCACGTGGGAGCACGGCGTCGAGAACGGCAGCGGCCGCACGACGATGTGGCTGAACCCGTCGGTGCCGCTGCAGTTCGTGTTCAGCGGCAACCGGCAGCCGAAGCTCAACCGCATCTGGATCGAGCGGCTGCTCCTGCAGGCGAACAGTCCCGCGGGCCTGCAGTACGTGCCCGAGCCCGACGAGAGCGAGGAGATGGACGGCGACTGA
- a CDS encoding DUF6766 family protein, whose protein sequence is MTFARWLREHSLFTVTFALFVVFFAGMAVSGFAVYNDDQLEHGLAPIGFFAYLGSGAFGEAVFENWESEFLQMGAYVVLTIFLIQKGSSESKPPGERVPQDDDPREAKVGPKTPWPVRRGGFWLVVYENSLAILFFVLFGASVLLHAATGAAAYSEDRAAHGLPPVGMWEYLGTSQFWFESMQNWQSEFLAVAALVLASVYLRQRGSPESKPVAAPHGETG, encoded by the coding sequence ATGACCTTCGCGCGGTGGCTCCGGGAGCACAGCCTCTTCACCGTGACCTTCGCGCTCTTCGTCGTGTTCTTCGCCGGCATGGCGGTCAGCGGGTTCGCGGTGTACAACGACGATCAGCTCGAGCACGGACTCGCCCCGATCGGGTTCTTCGCCTATCTCGGATCGGGCGCGTTCGGCGAGGCCGTGTTCGAGAACTGGGAGTCGGAGTTCCTGCAGATGGGCGCGTACGTCGTGCTCACGATCTTCCTCATCCAGAAGGGGTCCTCGGAGTCGAAGCCTCCGGGCGAGCGTGTGCCGCAGGACGACGACCCGCGCGAAGCGAAGGTCGGCCCGAAGACGCCGTGGCCGGTGCGCCGCGGCGGGTTCTGGCTCGTCGTCTACGAGAACTCGCTCGCGATCCTGTTCTTCGTGCTGTTCGGGGCATCCGTGCTGCTCCACGCCGCGACGGGCGCCGCGGCGTACTCCGAGGACCGCGCCGCCCACGGGCTGCCGCCCGTCGGCATGTGGGAGTACCTCGGCACCTCCCAGTTCTGGTTCGAGTCGATGCAGAACTGGCAGAGCGAGTTCCTCGCGGTCGCGGCGCTCGTGCTCGCGTCGGTGTACCTGCGGCAGCGGGGGTCGCCCGAGTCGAAGCCTGTCGCGGCGCCTCACGGCGAGACCGGATGA
- a CDS encoding LacI family DNA-binding transcriptional regulator, giving the protein MSRRLADVARKVGVSEATVSRVLNGKPGVAASTRDAVLTALDVLGYERPTKLRGERARLVGLVMPELQNPIFPALAEAIGGGLAQNGFTPVLCIQTAGGITETDYVELLLHQQVSGIVFAGGAYAQADASHEHYARLVELQLPTVLINAPIDGLGFATVSCDDAMSMEQAFGHLVQLGHRRIGILLGPPDHIPSQRKHRAAIAMAARHGIDLDDGLVVHSLYSLESGQAQAAKLLAAGATGIVCASDPMALGAVRAVKRAGLRVPEDVSVIGYDDSALMNCTEPPLTTVRQPIESMGKMVIELLMRQMSSERAIGDEVLFAPELVVRASTGPAPRA; this is encoded by the coding sequence ATGTCGAGACGGCTTGCGGATGTCGCGCGGAAGGTCGGCGTCTCCGAAGCCACCGTGAGCCGCGTGCTCAACGGCAAGCCGGGGGTCGCCGCTTCCACGCGCGACGCCGTGCTCACGGCCCTCGACGTGCTCGGCTACGAACGGCCCACGAAGCTCCGCGGCGAACGCGCCAGGCTCGTCGGGCTCGTCATGCCCGAGCTCCAGAACCCCATCTTCCCCGCGCTCGCCGAGGCGATCGGCGGCGGGCTCGCGCAGAACGGGTTCACGCCCGTGCTCTGCATCCAGACCGCGGGCGGCATCACCGAGACCGACTACGTCGAACTGCTCCTGCACCAGCAGGTGTCGGGCATCGTGTTCGCGGGCGGCGCGTACGCCCAGGCCGACGCGAGCCACGAACACTACGCGCGGCTCGTCGAACTGCAGTTGCCGACCGTGCTCATCAACGCCCCCATCGACGGACTCGGCTTCGCGACCGTGTCGTGCGACGACGCGATGTCGATGGAGCAGGCGTTCGGGCACCTCGTGCAGCTCGGCCACCGGCGCATCGGCATCCTCCTCGGCCCGCCCGACCACATCCCGTCGCAGCGCAAGCACCGCGCTGCGATCGCCATGGCCGCGCGCCACGGCATCGACCTCGACGACGGCCTCGTCGTGCACTCGCTCTACTCGCTCGAGTCGGGGCAGGCGCAGGCGGCGAAGCTCCTCGCCGCGGGAGCGACGGGCATCGTGTGTGCGAGCGACCCCATGGCGCTCGGCGCCGTGCGGGCGGTGAAGCGGGCAGGCTTGCGAGTGCCCGAAGACGTGTCGGTGATCGGCTACGACGACTCGGCGCTCATGAACTGCACCGAGCCGCCCCTCACGACGGTGCGTCAGCCCATCGAATCGATGGGGAAGATGGTCATCGAGCTCCTCATGCGCCAGATGTCGAGCGAGCGCGCGATCGGCGACGAGGTGCTGTTCGCGCCCGAACTCGTCGTGCGCGCGTCGACGGGGCCGGCGCCCCGCGCCTGA
- a CDS encoding carbohydrate ABC transporter permease codes for MTTTSTTIDVHRREGLRRGIRRRPKSEEQGDRGIVSDFDRRKRSTKLGMSAVHVFLLVGLALAGLGPILWLAKAAVTPTQDTLRQPFALWPNGIDWANLSSAWNDIHIDQYFFNTIVIAAGAWFFQLLVATTAGYALSVLRPAYAKVLNGLVLATLFIPSVVLLVPLYLTIVSPPLLGRDYSLLNNYVAVWLPMAANAFNILLVKRFFDNLPREVFEAARTDGAGPVRLFWSIVLPMSRPILGVVSVFAIIAAWKDYLWPMLVLPDPAVQPLSVRLPAVQSQTELDVFLAALAIATLIPIAMFLVFQSVFLRSAGLGGAVKG; via the coding sequence ATGACGACGACCAGCACCACGATCGACGTGCACCGCCGCGAGGGGCTGCGGCGAGGCATCCGTCGTCGCCCGAAGTCCGAGGAGCAGGGAGATCGCGGCATCGTCTCGGACTTCGACCGCCGCAAGCGGTCGACGAAGCTCGGGATGTCGGCCGTGCACGTCTTCCTCCTGGTCGGCCTTGCGCTCGCCGGGCTCGGGCCGATCCTGTGGCTCGCGAAGGCCGCCGTGACGCCCACGCAGGACACGCTGCGACAGCCGTTCGCGCTGTGGCCGAACGGCATCGACTGGGCGAATCTGTCGAGTGCGTGGAACGACATCCACATCGACCAGTACTTCTTCAACACGATCGTGATCGCGGCGGGCGCGTGGTTCTTCCAATTGCTCGTCGCGACGACGGCCGGGTACGCGCTCTCGGTGCTCCGGCCGGCGTACGCGAAGGTGCTCAACGGGCTCGTGCTCGCGACGCTCTTCATCCCGTCGGTCGTGCTGCTCGTGCCGCTCTACCTCACGATCGTGTCGCCGCCCCTGCTCGGGCGCGACTACTCCCTGCTCAACAACTACGTGGCCGTGTGGCTGCCGATGGCGGCGAACGCGTTCAACATCCTGTTGGTCAAGCGCTTCTTCGACAACCTGCCGCGCGAGGTGTTCGAGGCGGCGCGCACCGACGGCGCAGGGCCCGTGCGGCTGTTCTGGTCGATCGTGCTGCCGATGTCGCGGCCGATCCTCGGCGTCGTGAGCGTCTTCGCGATCATCGCCGCGTGGAAGGACTACCTCTGGCCCATGCTCGTGCTGCCCGACCCCGCCGTGCAGCCGTTGTCGGTGCGGCTGCCGGCAGTGCAGAGCCAGACCGAGCTCGACGTGTTCCTCGCGGCGCTCGCGATCGCGACGCTCATCCCGATCGCGATGTTCCTCGTGTTCCAGAGCGTGTTCCTGCGGTCGGCGGGGCTAGGCGGCGCGGTCAAAGGGTGA
- a CDS encoding carbohydrate ABC transporter permease, giving the protein MTLTAQPPPAPAGADEPEPEASAVPSRRKRERNLRTWIAGGGVWNLVFVLPMLVVFGLFSWSPIVQSVIMSFQKTNLLTPPEWVGIDNFVGVLTDPLLGRAILNTLYFAALALVLGFPLPLFMAVLMSEVKRMKGLYSALAYLPVVVPPVVAVLLWKVFYDASPTGVFNTVLGWVGIPPQPWLQSPATAMPSLVIEATWAAAGGSIIIYLAALLAVPPELYDAAEVDGATIWQKIWHVTLPQLRGILFIMLILQVIATAQVFLEPFLFTGGGPNNATVTILLLIYRYAFQNSLGGNYGEATALSVMLAIFLGLLSWVYFKLTDRWSTS; this is encoded by the coding sequence ATGACCCTCACCGCCCAGCCCCCGCCCGCACCCGCCGGTGCCGACGAGCCCGAGCCCGAGGCATCCGCCGTGCCCTCCCGCCGCAAACGCGAACGCAACCTGCGAACCTGGATCGCGGGCGGAGGCGTCTGGAACCTCGTGTTCGTCCTGCCGATGCTCGTCGTGTTCGGCCTGTTCAGCTGGTCGCCGATCGTGCAGTCGGTGATCATGAGCTTCCAGAAGACGAACCTGCTGACGCCGCCCGAGTGGGTCGGCATCGACAACTTCGTCGGCGTGCTGACCGATCCGCTGCTCGGCCGAGCCATCCTGAACACCCTGTACTTCGCGGCGCTCGCGCTCGTACTCGGATTCCCGCTGCCGCTCTTCATGGCCGTGCTCATGAGCGAGGTCAAGCGCATGAAGGGCCTCTACTCGGCGCTCGCCTACCTGCCGGTCGTCGTGCCGCCCGTCGTCGCGGTGCTCCTCTGGAAGGTGTTCTACGACGCGAGCCCGACGGGCGTCTTCAACACCGTGCTCGGGTGGGTCGGCATCCCGCCGCAGCCGTGGCTGCAGAGCCCCGCGACGGCGATGCCCTCGCTCGTCATCGAGGCGACGTGGGCGGCGGCCGGCGGGTCGATCATCATCTACCTGGCGGCGCTCCTCGCGGTGCCGCCCGAGCTCTACGACGCGGCCGAGGTCGACGGCGCCACGATCTGGCAGAAGATCTGGCATGTGACCCTGCCGCAGCTGCGGGGCATCCTCTTCATCATGCTCATCCTGCAGGTCATCGCGACCGCGCAGGTGTTCCTCGAGCCGTTCCTCTTCACGGGCGGCGGGCCGAACAACGCGACCGTCACGATCTTGCTGCTCATCTACCGCTACGCGTTCCAGAACTCGCTCGGCGGCAACTACGGCGAGGCGACGGCGCTCTCGGTCATGCTCGCGATCTTCCTCGGCCTCCTCAGCTGGGTCTACTTCAAGCTCACCGACCGTTGGAGCACCTCATGA
- a CDS encoding NAD(P)/FAD-dependent oxidoreductase, whose protein sequence is MSRQQSPVSVVILGGGYAGVIAANRLRGSLTPDEATRVRVTIVNPTDRFVHRIRLHEFAAGGEDVAFAFPSMVGAGVRLVIGTARRIDADARRVVVETAVGPVVVPYDRLVYAVGSSSAVGRVPGAAEHALPIGGLDGAARVRDVFAAPTPPARVNVVGGGPTGIEVSSELAEAHPATRIVLLSSGPVGAALRPAAQRRIVRGLRRLGVEIVDHARVASVTPDGASLENGRFVGADATVWAAEFDVPTLARDSGLAVDERGRLLVDETLAALDDPAIVGAGDAVRPPDSVAAHLPMGARVALPMGLAAAERILAELRGRAPEPLSIGLLGPSISLGRRDGYIQPARPDDSPLPFAFTGRLGAAIKSWVCRMTINDPRAELSRPGAYRVRRGPAPRAVAAREDARV, encoded by the coding sequence ATGTCTCGGCAGCAGTCTCCCGTCTCCGTCGTGATCCTCGGCGGCGGCTACGCAGGCGTCATCGCGGCCAACCGCCTGCGCGGATCGCTGACGCCCGACGAGGCGACGCGCGTGCGCGTCACGATCGTGAACCCGACCGATCGGTTCGTGCACCGGATCCGGCTGCACGAGTTCGCAGCGGGCGGCGAAGACGTCGCGTTCGCGTTCCCGTCGATGGTCGGTGCGGGGGTGCGGCTCGTGATCGGCACAGCCCGGCGGATCGACGCCGACGCCCGCCGGGTCGTCGTCGAGACGGCGGTCGGCCCCGTCGTGGTGCCGTACGACCGGCTCGTGTACGCCGTCGGGTCGTCGTCGGCGGTCGGCCGGGTGCCCGGCGCGGCCGAGCATGCGCTGCCGATCGGCGGCCTCGACGGCGCCGCGCGCGTGCGCGACGTCTTCGCCGCGCCGACCCCGCCTGCACGGGTGAACGTCGTCGGCGGCGGGCCGACGGGCATCGAGGTGTCGAGCGAGCTCGCCGAGGCGCACCCCGCGACCCGCATCGTGCTGCTGAGCAGCGGGCCGGTCGGGGCGGCTCTCCGGCCGGCCGCGCAGCGGCGGATCGTGCGGGGGCTGCGACGGCTCGGCGTCGAGATCGTCGACCACGCGCGGGTGGCTTCGGTGACGCCGGACGGCGCGTCGCTCGAGAACGGGCGCTTCGTCGGCGCCGACGCGACGGTGTGGGCGGCAGAGTTCGATGTGCCGACGCTCGCGCGCGACAGCGGCCTCGCGGTCGACGAACGGGGTCGGCTCCTCGTCGACGAGACGCTCGCCGCACTCGACGATCCGGCGATCGTGGGAGCGGGCGACGCCGTCCGGCCGCCCGACTCGGTCGCCGCGCACCTGCCGATGGGTGCGCGCGTCGCCCTTCCCATGGGGCTCGCCGCCGCCGAGCGGATACTCGCCGAGCTCCGCGGCAGAGCCCCGGAACCTCTCTCGATCGGGCTTCTCGGGCCCTCGATCAGCCTCGGGCGGCGCGACGGCTACATCCAGCCGGCGCGACCCGACGACTCGCCCCTGCCGTTCGCGTTCACGGGGCGGCTGGGCGCCGCGATCAAGTCGTGGGTGTGCCGCATGACCATCAACGATCCGCGGGCCGAACTCTCGCGCCCGGGCGCGTACCGGGTGCGGCGCGGGCCGGCGCCGCGAGCGGTCGCGGCGCGCGAAGACGCGCGCGTCTGA